TAATTTGCTGCTCCAAAACTCCGTTTTCAAGAATATTTAACTTGAAAATAGGTATTACTACAGTTCCCTGATGGGTTTTTTCAAATCCTCCTTCGGATAAGGAAACTGTTTCTAAGGGGAATATATTTAAATCTAACGATGAAGAAAAAATCATCTCAACGGTGAACTTAAAATGCTCGTCCTTACGCATCCATTTATTGACAGACTTTAGTTCAGCATTATCGTTTTCAACAAAACTTGAAAATGCATAATTAAATTCAGGCGCAAAAAGGATTTCAATGTTTCTTTTTTCAAGGTTTTTTATTTTATAAATTATATTCAATCCCGTCTTAGAAGGAGTTATCGCTTTTTCAATATTTACTTTCAAAGGATTTTGATTTTCCCAAACGATTCCGTCTCTTTTCATGATAATTTTATTTTTTTCAATTTTAAAAGCATATGCTCCTAAAACAAAATCTCCCTGTTCGGCATATTGCCCTTTTCTGAGCTCGTCAAATTTAGTGTTTGGGTGCAGGAAATGATCAACTAAAGAGGCTCTGCGGTACCAATCATAGGTTAAGAAACGGTCTAAATTTACTTCCTTAACTCTAATAAAATCATGAATTGTACGAATTTCGCTTGCCTGATGATGTGTTTTTGAAAGAAATTCTTTTAATCTTTTATGATATGCTTCTCTTCGCCTGGTTAAAACATTCAAAACATTAATCTCTTTTGGGATAAAATCCCATTCAAATATCGTTCCCCCGTTATGCGGTGAAAAGTAAATATTCTGACCAGAACTTTCATAAATAACTTCGTTTCGCCCGTCACAATCAAAATCCATCTCTTTCCAAGCGGTTTTATGTCCGGATTTTCTAAAAAACAATGATTCAGCCTTAATCAATTCTTTGTATACTGCAGTCCTTAAATGAGGCAGATAAAGGCCTCCAAAAACTCCGTGCCAGTATGCGCAATTGCATTGTCCCGCATAAAGCGCATCAAATATTTCAGAATTCTCGTCACTTTTTTTCTTTAATTCATTCACTTTTGAACTGACATAAAGCATTTTCTTGTGCATATTATTTGATTCATCGTATTTGCTTAAGAAATTTCTCCAGAACCCGCCCCTTAAAAACCGTTTGGCCTGCGGGTTGTTTTCGAATTGGCGCGTTACCCCTTCAAAAACTTCCTGAGCATCCTGAGGAAGAGCCCATTCGGACATCTCAAAGTATGATGCGCACGGAAGATAAGCCCTTCCTTTTGCTGAAAATTTATCTAGATATTCTGAAAAAGTTATCGGCTCAATCCAGTCCAGATTCTTTTCAACCGCTTTTAGGAAATTCTCAAGCCAACCGTTCTTATAAACGTGCTTATTTGTTTCCGGCCACATCCCGAATTTTTCCCCGTCATCCGCCATAACAATGGCGCAATTTCCGGTTTCATCTGCAAA
This is a stretch of genomic DNA from Elusimicrobiota bacterium. It encodes these proteins:
- a CDS encoding DUF1926 domain-containing protein, giving the protein MKKLYFILGIHNHQPVGNFLHVIEKGFQDAYWPFMELLSKHPKIKWSLHCSGVLWDFFKEKHPEYIKAVKDMLDLGQLELLTGGYYEPIIPSIPDVDKKGQIKKLTEFLKKEFKFKARGMWLTERVWEPHLAKVINESGVEYTVVDDAHFAASGFDVEKLKGYYTTEEEGTKLNIFPISQKLRYYIPFQTVEKTIEYMSSFADETGNCAIVMADDGEKFGMWPETNKHVYKNGWLENFLKAVEKNLDWIEPITFSEYLDKFSAKGRAYLPCASYFEMSEWALPQDAQEVFEGVTRQFENNPQAKRFLRGGFWRNFLSKYDESNNMHKKMLYVSSKVNELKKKSDENSEIFDALYAGQCNCAYWHGVFGGLYLPHLRTAVYKELIKAESLFFRKSGHKTAWKEMDFDCDGRNEVIYESSGQNIYFSPHNGGTIFEWDFIPKEINVLNVLTRRREAYHKRLKEFLSKTHHQASEIRTIHDFIRVKEVNLDRFLTYDWYRRASLVDHFLHPNTKFDELRKGQYAEQGDFVLGAYAFKIEKNKIIMKRDGIVWENQNPLKVNIEKAITPSKTGLNIIYKIKNLEKRNIEILFAPEFNYAFSSFVENDNAELKSVNKWMRKDEHFKFTVEMIFSSSLDLNIFPLETVSLSEGGFEKTHQGTVVIPIFKLNILENGVLEQQIKIKITD